One genomic window of Patescibacteria group bacterium includes the following:
- a CDS encoding MOSC domain-containing protein yields MITVSSLFYAPIKSAGGRWVNKGGSGLSVGPRGFDYDRRWVVVGEGNMFVAQRRASLPVPLPGAVVDALTPLGLGIEVRILCQVQPTLFYDELLVHAPNMRSLHLPLAGKKGMEEKITVWRDRELLAIDQGDEAASWFSEFLSRERPGEYRLMRMTDGCQRQSKGGTALQGFHDGYPFMMISDESLGDLNRRLHEKHFAPLPANRFRPDIWLRGCPPYYEDRLRRIRIGDVIFDGKALCDRCPITCIDQVTAVRGKEPLVTLATYRRGRDKDVSVFEKPNAVFFGRYFDHQNSGVVMVGDEVEILEMD; encoded by the coding sequence ATGATAACGGTTTCAAGTCTGTTTTATGCTCCTATAAAATCCGCAGGAGGGAGGTGGGTTAACAAGGGTGGTTCAGGGCTATCGGTGGGTCCACGAGGGTTTGATTATGACCGTCGGTGGGTTGTGGTCGGAGAAGGAAACATGTTTGTTGCTCAAAGACGAGCGAGTCTTCCCGTTCCGCTTCCTGGTGCAGTGGTTGACGCCCTCACGCCTTTGGGACTTGGTATTGAAGTGAGAATTCTGTGTCAGGTTCAACCCACTCTTTTTTACGATGAGCTTCTGGTGCACGCGCCCAATATGCGCTCATTGCATCTCCCGCTCGCGGGGAAAAAGGGCATGGAAGAAAAGATTACGGTGTGGCGTGATCGTGAGCTTCTTGCGATAGATCAAGGTGATGAAGCCGCGAGCTGGTTTAGCGAGTTTCTCTCCCGTGAGCGACCCGGGGAATATCGGCTTATGCGGATGACTGATGGATGCCAGAGGCAGAGTAAGGGTGGCACCGCGCTCCAAGGTTTCCATGATGGGTATCCATTCATGATGATTTCCGACGAGTCGCTCGGCGATCTTAACCGAAGGCTTCACGAAAAACATTTCGCTCCACTGCCAGCAAATCGTTTTCGGCCTGATATTTGGTTGCGTGGATGCCCGCCGTATTACGAGGATCGCCTGCGGCGTATCCGAATTGGTGACGTGATTTTTGACGGCAAGGCGCTGTGCGATCGTTGTCCTATTACGTGCATTGACCAAGTCACCGCTGTCCGAGGCAAGGAGCCTTTAGTCACACTTGCCACATATCGTCGTGGGAGAGATAAAGATGTTAGCGTTTTTGAAAAACCCAATGCCGTATTTTTCGGTCGATATTTTGACCACCAAAACTCCGGGGTGGTAATGGTTGGCGATGAGGTGGAAATTCTTGAGATGGATTAA
- the msrA gene encoding peptide-methionine (S)-S-oxide reductase MsrA, with protein sequence MAETGKKEVAIFGGGCFWCTEAVFKMLRGVSSVLPGYSGGTTKNPTYDEVSTGRTGHAEVIRLEYDPTLVKYRDLLTVFFGSHDPTTRNRQGNDVGTEYRSVIFYTTPEQKKVAEDFIKEINDSNEHGAPVVTELEPIDVFYEAENYQRDYFANNPGNPYCEVIINPKLEKVQKNFANLLEDPNLKK encoded by the coding sequence ATGGCAGAAACAGGAAAAAAAGAAGTAGCGATTTTCGGTGGCGGTTGTTTCTGGTGCACCGAGGCAGTGTTTAAAATGCTCCGCGGAGTTAGTTCAGTTTTGCCCGGGTATTCAGGTGGAACCACTAAAAATCCGACCTACGATGAAGTTAGCACCGGCCGGACAGGACACGCAGAAGTCATTCGACTTGAGTACGATCCAACACTGGTGAAATACCGAGATTTGCTGACAGTTTTTTTTGGCAGTCACGATCCGACAACTCGAAACAGGCAGGGGAATGATGTGGGAACTGAATACCGCTCGGTAATTTTTTACACAACGCCAGAGCAGAAAAAAGTGGCAGAAGATTTTATTAAAGAAATCAACGATTCAAATGAGCATGGTGCGCCCGTTGTCACAGAACTTGAGCCAATCGATGTTTTTTACGAGGCAGAAAATTATCAGCGCGATTATTTTGCTAATAATCCCGGGAATCCGTACTGTGAAGTGATTATCAATCCGAAGCTTGAAAAGGTACAGAAAAATTTTGCCAATTTATTAGAAGATCCTAATCTAAAAAAATAA
- the msrB gene encoding peptide-methionine (R)-S-oxide reductase MsrB, with protein sequence MDTKTMPKNEDEWKKKLTPEQYKVLRERGTEMPFSGKLLHEKKDGMYACAACGQALFSSDAKFDSGTGWPSFDQALPGAVKNIPDNSHGSSRTEIVCSRCGSHLGHVFDDGPTDTGKRYCLNSVCLDLELMDQKKS encoded by the coding sequence ATGGATACAAAAACGATGCCCAAAAATGAAGACGAATGGAAGAAAAAATTGACTCCAGAACAGTATAAAGTGTTACGAGAAAGGGGTACCGAGATGCCCTTTAGTGGAAAACTCCTACATGAAAAAAAAGACGGGATGTATGCCTGTGCCGCCTGCGGCCAAGCTCTGTTTAGTTCAGATGCCAAATTTGATTCGGGTACTGGCTGGCCGTCATTTGATCAAGCTCTTCCCGGAGCGGTCAAAAATATTCCAGACAACTCACATGGCTCGTCGCGAACGGAAATTGTATGCTCTCGGTGTGGGTCACATTTGGGTCATGTGTTTGACGATGGTCCGACCGATACAGGAAAAAGATATTGTTTGAACTCCGTGTGTTTGGATTTGGAGCTTATGGACCAGAAAAAATCCTAA
- a CDS encoding alpha/beta fold hydrolase: MEKVRIPNSKGVNLSAVMHRPKFETSKLAILCPGYLDTKDYDHLVALAETLVGQGYTVVRFDPTGTWESEGDISEYTTTQYLSDVKSVLEYMLRKGNYKQILLGGHSRGGMVSVLYAARDPRISMVLGIMPSSPFSLDKKITEGWEKTGFAEATRDVPGKNETKKFQVPFSHAKDRMQYNSVEDAAKIHVPVIIVAGELDMVVLPEYAKMIFDRANEPKKFILIPGVGHDYRQNPSEIVQVNTKIIEAVSSL; this comes from the coding sequence ATGGAGAAAGTTAGAATTCCAAATTCAAAAGGTGTTAATTTGTCAGCAGTTATGCACCGGCCTAAATTTGAAACAAGCAAACTGGCAATTCTTTGTCCTGGGTATTTAGATACAAAAGATTATGACCACCTTGTTGCTTTGGCCGAAACACTCGTGGGACAAGGTTATACCGTTGTTCGCTTTGATCCAACGGGAACCTGGGAAAGCGAGGGAGATATTTCAGAATATACAACTACGCAATACTTGAGCGATGTGAAAAGTGTTTTGGAATATATGTTGCGAAAGGGGAATTACAAACAAATTCTTTTGGGCGGACATAGCCGTGGAGGAATGGTTTCTGTTCTCTATGCTGCGCGTGACCCAAGAATCTCAATGGTGCTTGGAATTATGCCTTCTTCTCCTTTTTCTTTAGATAAAAAAATAACGGAAGGTTGGGAAAAAACAGGCTTTGCTGAGGCGACGCGCGATGTGCCAGGGAAAAACGAAACTAAAAAGTTTCAAGTGCCATTTTCTCACGCGAAAGACAGAATGCAGTACAACTCCGTAGAGGATGCCGCAAAAATTCATGTTCCGGTGATTATTGTCGCAGGTGAACTAGACATGGTTGTTTTACCCGAATATGCAAAAATGATTTTCGATCGGGCTAATGAACCAAAAAAATTTATCCTCATTCCGGGCGTTGGACATGACTATCGGCAAAACCCTTCTGAAATTGTACAGGTGAATACTAAAATTATTGAAGCGGTTTCTAGTCTATAA
- a CDS encoding M23 family metallopeptidase, whose protein sequence is MKRLFILAFFIFPSLSVFAVTPSVTIFPETIIQGEPVRVTIENVSGVAEVKAVSFDGKSVGVFLLEGKVMAFLGIDLNKKPGDYKLLVTLSSGEQLEKTVSIGAREKISAPLGIPEKLGGNTPQAATNLVSTLSQENVVLNSLWTQPKALWTGKFTFPLENPIVTDSYGYTRQTSGYTITHKGTDFRAPEGTKIFASNRGVVRLSRTFRNYGKTVVIDHGQGLFTFYMHLSKIKVSEGQLVSAGQLIGLSGQTGYAEKPHLHFTVRVGGLSIDPMKFMALFQ, encoded by the coding sequence ATGAAAAGGCTTTTCATTCTTGCGTTTTTTATTTTTCCCTCATTATCAGTTTTTGCCGTAACCCCAAGCGTTACTATTTTTCCTGAAACGATTATTCAAGGTGAGCCGGTGCGAGTTACGATTGAAAATGTTTCGGGTGTGGCGGAAGTGAAAGCTGTTTCATTTGACGGGAAGTCCGTCGGCGTATTTTTGCTTGAGGGCAAAGTGATGGCTTTTCTTGGAATTGATTTAAATAAAAAACCGGGCGATTATAAATTGTTGGTAACACTTTCAAGTGGAGAACAGCTTGAAAAAACCGTTTCGATTGGAGCTCGTGAAAAAATTTCTGCGCCACTCGGCATTCCGGAAAAACTTGGTGGCAATACACCCCAGGCGGCGACTAATTTGGTGAGTACATTAAGTCAGGAAAATGTCGTGCTCAATTCTCTTTGGACTCAACCAAAAGCTCTGTGGACTGGAAAATTTACATTTCCACTTGAAAATCCAATTGTTACGGATTCCTATGGTTACACTCGTCAGACAAGTGGATACACCATTACGCACAAAGGCACTGATTTTAGAGCACCAGAAGGAACGAAAATTTTTGCAAGTAATAGAGGTGTCGTACGTCTCTCGCGAACTTTTCGAAATTATGGCAAAACAGTGGTGATTGATCATGGCCAAGGATTGTTTACGTTTTATATGCATCTTTCAAAAATCAAAGTGAGTGAAGGACAACTGGTGTCAGCTGGACAGCTCATCGGTCTTTCAGGGCAGACAGGGTATGCCGAAAAGCCACACTTACACTTCACTGTTCGGGTTGGCGGTCTTTCAATCGACCCTATGAAATTCATGGCTCTGTTCCAGTAG
- a CDS encoding DUF378 domain-containing protein, whose amino-acid sequence MKKLHMVTFILLVVGGLNWGLVAVGYNLVDSIFGMGSTVAMIIYGLVGLSAVYEIISHKKNCMCCEKMMGGSSTPSAM is encoded by the coding sequence ATGAAGAAGTTGCACATGGTGACGTTTATCCTTCTCGTTGTTGGAGGATTAAACTGGGGTTTGGTTGCAGTTGGTTATAATTTGGTAGATAGTATTTTTGGAATGGGATCAACGGTCGCTATGATTATTTACGGATTGGTTGGTTTGTCAGCAGTGTACGAAATTATTTCACACAAGAAAAATTGTATGTGCTGTGAAAAGATGATGGGGGGTTCAAGCACTCCGTCAGCGATGTAA
- a CDS encoding HIT domain-containing protein, translating into MKEKITCAFCEIPAIAERTVIKNKLAWAFLTNIPITPGHVLISPIRCVATLDEMTDKEIAAIFDLRKKLLPVLKKLFGAEGFHFAWNEGKVASQSVPHFHLHVVSRKKGDEGITEFEPRKFLYRPGSRQDSPEKELQEVATMIRKAF; encoded by the coding sequence ATGAAAGAAAAAATAACCTGCGCCTTTTGTGAAATTCCGGCAATTGCCGAACGGACTGTTATCAAAAACAAGTTGGCTTGGGCATTTCTAACCAACATCCCGATTACGCCTGGACATGTTTTAATTTCTCCAATTCGTTGTGTTGCAACACTCGACGAGATGACCGACAAAGAAATTGCTGCTATTTTTGATTTAAGAAAAAAGTTGCTACCCGTGTTAAAAAAATTATTTGGTGCAGAAGGTTTTCATTTCGCCTGGAACGAAGGAAAAGTCGCTAGCCAGTCAGTGCCACATTTTCATCTTCATGTTGTGTCGAGAAAAAAAGGAGACGAAGGAATTACCGAATTTGAACCACGTAAATTTTTATATCGTCCCGGGAGCCGACAAGACAGCCCAGAAAAAGAATTACAAGAAGTGGCTACCATGATTCGCAAAGCCTTTTAG
- a CDS encoding helix-hairpin-helix domain-containing protein, whose protein sequence is MTEKQIILKNFQIIPGVGKSIAEDLWNLGLRKVSDLKGKDPQKLYDKLCKIENAHVDRCMLYVFRCAVYFASNTRHDPEALKWWRWKDDIKKPSTL, encoded by the coding sequence ATGACAGAGAAACAAATTATTTTAAAAAATTTCCAAATAATTCCCGGAGTGGGGAAGTCGATTGCGGAGGACTTATGGAATTTAGGTTTGCGAAAAGTTTCGGATCTTAAAGGAAAGGATCCCCAGAAACTCTACGACAAGCTTTGTAAAATAGAGAATGCTCACGTTGATCGCTGTATGCTCTACGTTTTTCGTTGCGCGGTCTATTTCGCTTCAAACACCCGGCATGATCCCGAAGCACTCAAGTGGTGGAGATGGAAAGATGATATAAAAAAACCGTCCACTTTGTAG